From Amycolatopsis sp. cg9, one genomic window encodes:
- a CDS encoding tetratricopeptide repeat protein, with translation MDIEGYGHQDRTTPNRLVVRQGLDLSLRCAFKDAGVPWFDCKHESTGDGTLVLVPAQIPKGPFVEVLSTSLARELQRHNETHRAEEQIRLRMALHAGEVAYDDQGATGPAINQTFRLIEAAQLKIALAESPGALALITSTWFFDEVVRSSAIVDSSTFRPVHVAVKETVTVGWISLPDHPYPPSTEELAPVAAEQPPRRPEAVHFPASASGRSTLPRDLPAFTGRGRELAELTATVSTAAGQGTLGMAVHVVDGMPGIGKTTFAVRAAYQLADYFPDGQIFLELHGHSPGQAPVDPGDALASLLLFWGVPAIDIPVGLDDRARLWREKLAGRKILLLLDDAVGDEQVRPLLPGSPGSLVLVTSRRRIESVADASPVSLQTLPPQDAAAMFERYTGAHRHDPRAVAELMAMCGYLPLAITLTAGRLRNHPCWTPEQLAHDLRSSRNRITMFRAGSRTVAAAFDLSYRDLSPAEKRLFRRLGLHPGTQIEARAAAALDGEDPETTCERLDALYLNHLLDEVAPGRYRLHDLTRAYSLTLSDEDGDDKALERLLDYYLYAVRSATRFVATRGPRPEIAAKAPMGTHEFESEVEAIAWLSAERANLGACITYAAVHDHLHRAAELAVALHPYLEQHGYWHHAHRIDQAVLAAELAAGNLTDEAATRADLGRVQSLLGDHLAAVEDLIRARDLYARSGDRLGEAAVLTEIGFARMELSEYPEAIEYLTRARALYEKLENPFGIAGALVSLASVQFRLGRHEAARADGKRALALYVQLGNRLGEALSLLCIGCTYGVCGDYVSAIGIFDQVLSLSRELGDRYTEARALNNLGRMHFERGNYGMADSCYSSAQIIYSRLDSRTREAVALNNLGRLHHAGGNFGLSLMYLRRAQVLFGDDRAWQAENLNNLGGLALAWPDAGDPGEFYRHALDRSRAIGIRLQEGRALEGLGRCSLRDADVANGVARLREALAVFDELNAPEAMVVRTALASLAEA, from the coding sequence GTGGACATCGAAGGTTACGGTCACCAGGACAGGACCACACCGAACCGGCTGGTGGTCCGGCAAGGGCTCGATCTCTCGTTGCGTTGCGCCTTCAAGGATGCGGGGGTGCCGTGGTTCGACTGCAAGCACGAGAGCACCGGCGACGGAACTCTCGTGCTCGTGCCGGCGCAGATCCCCAAAGGGCCCTTCGTCGAGGTTCTTTCCACGTCCCTCGCCAGGGAACTTCAGCGGCACAATGAGACGCACCGGGCAGAGGAGCAGATCCGGCTGCGAATGGCACTCCACGCCGGAGAAGTCGCCTACGACGACCAAGGAGCCACCGGCCCCGCAATAAACCAGACATTTCGCCTTATTGAGGCCGCTCAGCTCAAGATCGCCCTGGCCGAATCGCCGGGCGCGCTCGCTTTGATCACATCGACGTGGTTCTTCGACGAAGTCGTCCGCAGCAGTGCGATTGTGGACTCGTCGACGTTCCGGCCAGTGCACGTCGCCGTGAAAGAAACGGTGACCGTCGGCTGGATCAGCCTGCCGGATCACCCGTATCCGCCGAGTACCGAAGAGCTCGCTCCGGTGGCGGCGGAGCAACCGCCACGGCGGCCGGAAGCGGTGCATTTCCCGGCTTCGGCGAGCGGCCGCTCCACGCTCCCCCGTGACCTCCCGGCCTTCACCGGCCGTGGTCGGGAGCTGGCCGAGCTCACCGCGACGGTGTCCACCGCCGCAGGTCAGGGAACCCTGGGGATGGCCGTGCACGTCGTGGACGGCATGCCGGGCATCGGGAAGACGACGTTCGCGGTCCGCGCCGCCTACCAGCTCGCCGACTACTTCCCCGACGGCCAGATCTTCCTCGAACTGCACGGTCACAGTCCCGGGCAAGCACCCGTGGATCCTGGTGACGCGCTGGCGTCGCTGCTGCTTTTCTGGGGTGTCCCCGCGATCGACATCCCCGTCGGCCTGGACGATCGCGCCCGGTTGTGGCGGGAAAAGCTGGCGGGGCGGAAGATCCTGCTGCTGCTCGACGACGCCGTCGGCGACGAGCAGGTCCGGCCGCTGCTGCCCGGCAGTCCCGGCAGCCTCGTGCTGGTCACGAGCCGGCGTCGGATCGAGTCCGTTGCCGACGCCAGCCCGGTCTCGTTGCAGACGCTCCCGCCACAGGACGCGGCCGCGATGTTCGAGCGCTACACCGGTGCGCATCGGCACGACCCCCGGGCCGTGGCCGAGCTGATGGCGATGTGCGGGTACCTGCCGCTGGCCATCACGCTCACGGCCGGCCGGCTGCGGAACCACCCCTGCTGGACGCCCGAGCAGCTGGCCCACGACCTCCGGTCCTCCCGCAACCGGATCACGATGTTCCGCGCGGGCAGCCGGACCGTCGCCGCGGCGTTCGACCTCTCCTACCGGGACTTGAGCCCGGCCGAGAAACGGCTCTTCCGCCGCCTCGGCCTGCACCCCGGCACCCAGATCGAGGCACGCGCGGCCGCGGCGCTCGACGGCGAAGATCCGGAAACGACCTGCGAACGCCTCGACGCGCTGTACCTCAACCACTTGCTGGACGAAGTGGCGCCTGGCCGCTACCGCTTGCACGACCTCACCCGGGCCTACAGCCTGACCCTGAGCGACGAAGACGGCGACGACAAAGCGTTGGAGCGCCTGCTCGACTACTACCTCTACGCGGTCCGGTCGGCGACCCGATTCGTCGCCACCCGCGGCCCGCGCCCGGAGATCGCCGCCAAGGCGCCGATGGGGACGCACGAATTCGAATCGGAAGTCGAGGCGATCGCGTGGCTGAGCGCGGAACGCGCCAACCTCGGTGCCTGCATCACCTACGCCGCGGTCCACGACCACCTGCACCGGGCCGCGGAACTCGCGGTCGCGCTCCACCCCTACCTCGAGCAGCACGGGTACTGGCACCACGCCCACCGCATCGACCAGGCCGTGCTGGCCGCGGAACTGGCGGCGGGCAACCTCACGGACGAAGCAGCCACCCGCGCGGATCTGGGGCGGGTGCAGAGCCTGCTCGGTGACCACCTGGCGGCGGTCGAAGACCTGATCCGCGCACGGGACTTGTACGCCAGATCCGGCGACCGGCTCGGCGAAGCCGCCGTGCTGACCGAAATCGGGTTCGCGCGGATGGAGCTTTCCGAGTACCCGGAAGCCATCGAGTACCTCACCCGCGCGCGTGCCCTCTACGAAAAGCTGGAGAATCCGTTCGGTATCGCGGGCGCACTCGTCAGCCTCGCGAGTGTGCAGTTCCGGCTCGGACGGCACGAGGCCGCCCGAGCCGACGGCAAGCGGGCGCTCGCGCTCTACGTCCAACTCGGCAACCGGCTCGGCGAAGCCTTGAGTTTGCTCTGCATCGGCTGCACCTACGGCGTCTGCGGAGACTACGTGAGCGCGATCGGCATATTCGATCAAGTGCTTTCCCTGTCTCGGGAGCTGGGTGACCGGTACACCGAGGCGCGGGCGCTGAACAACCTCGGCCGGATGCACTTCGAGCGCGGCAACTACGGAATGGCCGATAGCTGCTACAGCAGCGCGCAGATCATCTACAGCCGGTTGGACAGCCGAACCCGTGAAGCGGTGGCCTTGAACAACCTCGGCCGGCTGCACCACGCCGGCGGCAACTTCGGGCTGTCGCTGATGTACCTCAGGCGCGCCCAAGTTCTGTTCGGGGACGACAGGGCGTGGCAGGCCGAGAACCTCAACAATCTCGGCGGCCTGGCCCTGGCCTGGCCGGACGCGGGCGACCCCGGCGAGTTCTACCGTCACGCCCTCGACCGATCGAGGGCCATCGGGATCCGCCTACAGGAAGGACGAGCGCTCGAAGGGCTCGGACGATGTTCGTTGAGGGACGCGGACGTCGCGAACGGCGTCGCTCGGCTGCGGGAGGCGTTGGCTGTGTTCGATGAGCTGAATGCTCCGGAGGCGATGGTGGTGAGAACTGCTCTCGCGAGTTTGGCCGAGGCGTAG
- a CDS encoding PepSY-associated TM helix domain-containing protein, which translates to MSSPPTVPAHRATRPSPRPRLSTVLQLVSRRLHFLAGIVVAPFLAVLCLTGLVYVFSPQIHDSLYHSDLYVNQVAETRRPLAEQVRAALTAHPEATLKSVLTPPAADRTTRVVLTVPGPAGPADRTVFVDPYTALINGELTTVENRLPANTWLRQLHGNLQLGAPGRLYAELAASWVPLVAVGGLVLWLARTRRKRPLREVLLPSTKDKTGWTRLRAIHGTAGLWLTAGLVLVALTGLTMTQFAGGRPDPATDPLHLRAPVLAAAPVPVPPGAQPIGIDRALATAESAGLSGELALVPPSSPESPFTATELTEGLPIHRGAITIDPYTAEVTERIGWTDYSLAAKLGTLGTQFHTGTLFGLANQIILALLAAATLVLLALGYRMWWIHNPYRGRWASLPRPVWRQLAGVPLMVILLGIAALAWVLPLVGASLLVFLAVDALLSRFKRRSA; encoded by the coding sequence TTGTCTTCGCCCCCCACCGTCCCCGCGCACCGGGCCACCCGGCCGTCACCCCGGCCCCGCCTGAGCACCGTCCTGCAGCTCGTCTCCCGCCGGCTGCACTTCCTGGCGGGCATCGTGGTCGCGCCGTTCCTCGCGGTGCTGTGCCTGACCGGGCTCGTCTACGTGTTCAGCCCCCAGATCCACGACAGCCTCTACCACTCCGACCTGTACGTGAACCAGGTCGCCGAGACGCGGCGCCCGCTCGCCGAACAGGTCCGCGCGGCCCTCACGGCGCACCCGGAGGCAACGCTCAAGTCGGTCCTCACCCCGCCCGCCGCCGACCGCACCACCCGCGTGGTGCTGACGGTGCCCGGGCCGGCCGGACCCGCGGACCGCACGGTGTTCGTCGACCCGTACACCGCGCTCATCAACGGCGAGCTGACCACGGTCGAGAACCGCCTGCCCGCGAACACGTGGTTGCGCCAGCTGCACGGCAACCTGCAGCTGGGCGCACCGGGCCGGCTCTACGCCGAGCTCGCCGCGAGCTGGGTACCCCTGGTCGCGGTGGGCGGCCTGGTGCTGTGGCTGGCCCGCACCCGCCGCAAACGCCCCCTGCGCGAAGTCCTCCTGCCGTCCACAAAGGACAAAACGGGCTGGACCCGCCTGCGCGCGATCCACGGCACCGCCGGCCTGTGGCTCACCGCGGGTCTGGTCCTCGTCGCCCTGACCGGTCTCACCATGACCCAGTTCGCGGGCGGCCGCCCGGACCCGGCGACCGACCCGCTCCACCTGAGAGCCCCGGTCCTGGCCGCGGCCCCGGTCCCGGTCCCACCCGGAGCCCAGCCGATCGGCATCGACCGCGCACTGGCGACCGCGGAGTCCGCGGGCCTGAGCGGCGAGCTGGCACTGGTCCCGCCATCGAGCCCGGAGTCACCCTTCACCGCCACGGAACTCACGGAAGGCCTGCCGATCCACCGCGGCGCCATCACGATCGACCCGTACACGGCGGAGGTGACCGAGCGCATCGGCTGGACCGACTATTCACTGGCGGCCAAGCTAGGCACGTTGGGCACGCAGTTCCACACCGGCACCCTGTTCGGCCTCGCGAACCAGATCATCCTGGCCCTCCTGGCGGCGGCGACCCTCGTCCTGCTCGCCCTCGGCTACCGAATGTGGTGGATCCACAACCCGTACCGGGGCCGCTGGGCCTCGTTGCCACGCCCGGTGTGGCGCCAGCTGGCGGGCGTCCCGCTGATGGTGATCCTGCTGGGGATCGCGGCACTGGCCTGGGTGCTGCCATTGGTCGGGGCGAGCCTGCTGGTGTTCCTGGCCGTGGACGCACTGCTGAGCCGCTTCAAACGACGCTCGGCGTAG
- a CDS encoding copper resistance protein CopC: MTAVKDRPRVAATRPRGGAGRFAALLLLVAACWGTLLATTPSATGDPVLVTTSPGNTEVVKSPDAVVLAFDRPVPAALATVRILDPGGGQVVFTRPSHPDGRDDTIAVPMPAERHEGTYAVAWTVPSSRLEPVSGSFTFDVSYPIQPDGVPEIETTRDPLVTAVHLTARTLAVAAMVLLTGLAFFAAAIGPATARARATRRVVKTTWWLLTASTLLALLSAGPYAAWVPWRNAFDPRLLTAAFESDAGGALLARLATLVPAALGLALLLRTEPATTAADRRLRGAAVLGCASAVLATWTFADPRPSGAPSFLALAADIALLTALAVPAGGLVLLRYPVARHRHPVSRFAHAVAACAALLAIAGTAQSWSGHRLGWLPGGALVLAVLLAVVAWFVSRRLGKERFGRPLIALAAAAVVVAVAVAWLGHRLGWLPGGALVLAVLLAVVAWLVPRRPPKERFGRPLIALAGAAVVVTAATATLVALDPGQSAHAAGPAGQAPAAIRQQAAPARLTSETGALDLVVIPAADRLDVRVSVLGAHRADTTVTTALGRGNRTTPVPLDHAGTGYWTGWATVPERGRWELALTLRAGDGSTRTVTQPIDVR; encoded by the coding sequence ATGACGGCGGTGAAAGACCGGCCCCGCGTCGCGGCCACGCGCCCCCGCGGCGGGGCCGGGCGGTTCGCCGCGCTGCTGCTCCTGGTTGCCGCGTGCTGGGGCACACTGCTCGCCACGACCCCGAGCGCGACCGGCGACCCGGTGCTCGTGACGACGTCCCCGGGCAACACCGAGGTGGTCAAGTCGCCCGACGCCGTCGTGCTGGCCTTCGACCGCCCGGTCCCGGCCGCGCTGGCCACCGTGCGCATCCTCGACCCCGGCGGCGGCCAGGTGGTCTTCACCCGGCCGTCCCACCCGGACGGCCGGGACGACACCATCGCCGTACCCATGCCCGCGGAGCGCCACGAAGGCACGTACGCGGTGGCGTGGACCGTGCCGTCGAGCCGCCTGGAGCCCGTCAGCGGCTCCTTCACCTTCGACGTGTCGTACCCGATCCAGCCCGACGGCGTCCCCGAGATCGAGACCACGCGCGACCCGCTCGTGACGGCCGTCCACCTGACGGCCCGCACGCTCGCGGTCGCGGCCATGGTGCTCCTGACCGGTCTCGCGTTCTTCGCCGCGGCGATCGGGCCCGCCACCGCGCGGGCCCGGGCCACCCGCAGGGTGGTCAAGACCACGTGGTGGCTGCTGACCGCGAGCACACTCCTCGCCCTGCTGTCAGCCGGCCCGTACGCGGCCTGGGTACCGTGGCGCAACGCGTTCGACCCCCGGCTCCTGACGGCCGCGTTCGAGTCGGACGCCGGCGGCGCGTTGCTCGCCCGCCTGGCCACGCTCGTGCCGGCCGCGCTCGGCCTCGCCCTGCTGCTGAGGACCGAGCCCGCGACCACGGCGGCAGACCGCAGGCTGCGCGGAGCGGCGGTGCTGGGCTGCGCGTCCGCGGTCCTCGCCACGTGGACGTTCGCGGACCCCCGGCCGTCCGGCGCACCGTCATTTCTGGCGCTCGCGGCGGACATCGCCCTCCTCACCGCCCTCGCCGTCCCGGCCGGCGGCCTGGTGCTGCTGCGGTACCCGGTCGCCCGCCACCGCCACCCGGTGTCCCGGTTCGCACACGCGGTGGCGGCCTGCGCGGCCCTGCTCGCCATCGCCGGAACCGCCCAGTCGTGGTCCGGCCACCGCCTGGGCTGGCTCCCCGGCGGTGCTCTCGTGCTGGCGGTGCTCCTGGCCGTGGTCGCGTGGTTCGTTTCCCGGCGTCTGGGGAAGGAGCGGTTCGGCCGTCCGCTGATCGCGCTGGCGGCTGCTGCCGTGGTGGTGGCTGTCGCCGTGGCGTGGCTCGGCCACCGCCTGGGCTGGCTCCCCGGCGGTGCTCTCGTGCTGGCGGTGCTCCTCGCCGTGGTCGCGTGGCTCGTCCCCCGCCGTCCGCCGAAGGAGCGGTTCGGCCGTCCGTTGATCGCGCTGGCGGGAGCCGCGGTGGTGGTCACCGCCGCCACCGCGACACTGGTCGCGCTCGACCCCGGCCAGAGCGCGCACGCGGCGGGCCCGGCGGGCCAGGCCCCCGCGGCGATCCGGCAGCAGGCCGCACCGGCGCGGCTGACCTCCGAGACCGGCGCGCTGGACCTGGTCGTCATCCCGGCCGCGGACCGGCTCGACGTGCGCGTCTCGGTGCTCGGCGCGCACCGCGCCGACACCACCGTGACCACCGCGCTCGGCCGCGGGAACCGGACCACGCCGGTGCCCCTCGACCACGCCGGCACCGGCTACTGGACGGGCTGGGCGACGGTGCCCGAGCGCGGCCGGTGGGAGCTCGCCCTGACGCTGCGGGCCGGTGACGGCAGCACCCGAACGGTCACGCAACCCATCGACGTGCGATGA
- a CDS encoding DUF1775 domain-containing protein has translation MAHRLPRTLFALLTAALGVLVLAPPAAAQVSIVPDRVDGGGTHTFAFRVANERTDTKSTRLELVFPPTPPVAYVKVDPAPGWTATVRPRPLNPPIEIGGKVVREVADALVVEGGAVAPKQFEQFLVTMGPLPADGRLLFEATQNFANGTVAHWNQATSPAPAITFGTGPVAPAAEAGAQQQLPAAADGAAAPVDQVPPTTGGPPFAVLWGAFGLALVLIAVVGYRAHRRRLRRPAAEPAPERAEVGVE, from the coding sequence ATGGCGCACCGCCTTCCCCGCACCCTGTTCGCGTTGCTCACGGCCGCGCTCGGCGTGCTGGTGCTGGCCCCGCCCGCGGCGGCCCAGGTGTCCATCGTGCCCGACCGCGTCGACGGCGGTGGCACGCACACCTTCGCCTTCCGGGTGGCCAACGAGCGCACCGACACGAAGTCCACCCGGCTCGAACTGGTCTTCCCGCCGACCCCGCCGGTCGCCTACGTCAAGGTCGACCCGGCACCGGGCTGGACCGCGACCGTCCGCCCGCGGCCGCTGAACCCGCCGATCGAGATCGGCGGCAAGGTGGTCCGCGAGGTCGCGGACGCCCTCGTCGTCGAAGGCGGTGCGGTCGCGCCGAAGCAGTTCGAGCAGTTCCTCGTCACCATGGGCCCGCTGCCCGCCGACGGGCGGCTGCTGTTCGAAGCGACGCAGAACTTCGCCAACGGGACGGTCGCGCACTGGAACCAGGCGACGTCGCCCGCTCCCGCGATCACCTTCGGCACCGGGCCGGTCGCCCCCGCGGCCGAAGCCGGTGCGCAGCAGCAGCTTCCGGCCGCCGCCGACGGTGCCGCCGCTCCCGTGGACCAGGTCCCGCCGACCACCGGCGGGCCGCCGTTCGCCGTGCTGTGGGGCGCTTTCGGCCTCGCGCTCGTCCTGATCGCGGTGGTCGGGTACCGGGCCCACCGCCGCCGGCTGCGCCGGCCCGCCGCGGAACCCGCGCCCGAACGCGCGGAGGTGGGCGTCGAATGA